The genome window TCTACGgcgaagcagaggatggAATGGAGTACCTTCGCATGGTTCGGTAAGCTTTTCCTTGCGGATCCTGGCTAATTCTTTTTCTGTTCCCCGCTTGCTAAAAGTCTACATGTCACTTGCCCCATGTATAGTCCTTTTTTGCGACGAGCATTTGACAGTTTCGTGGCTAATCGCCGGTCAATGACTCTTTCATGAGAGTACAGATCCGAAGCTAACTCCCTACCTTTCCTGTTTACCGCGCCCAAACCTGCGGGGACGCCAACAGAGACGACCAAAGTCGTGATcacagaagagcaagagccTGAACCAGCATCTGCGCCATTGCGCGACGGTATCTATGCAGATGGTGTCTATATTGCCGCTCCTGCGGAACCGGAAATTGCCCAAGTCGCTACGGGACCACAGGAAGACAAATACTCCGAAGCGCAGTCGAGCTACTACAATCTTCTCCACCAtcgctttctccttctccgaTCCATCCTAAAATGCACGCCACCATCCAGCGCGATTGCTGCCCTGGACGATTCGCATCCAATTAGTTTCCCCCGACATTCGAAGACTGCCCGCAAGGAGTGGCGACGGCTTCTGTTGGCGGTGGACCCGCAGACTGTTCAGCTGGCCTGTATGGATATGGACAGCGTACTGGCTGTGCTGGGAATAATGGCCAGGCTGATGTCCGAGAATGTCAGAAGTGGGGATGCGGAACGAGTCAGACGGATTGGAGCTTGGGCTTGGGGACTGTTGGGCAAGTGCCGCGATGTCGGACAATTGGGGACCGAGGAAGTGGGGGATATCCGAGATTTGGGCAAAAGGGCTGTGAAGATACTGCAAAAGAtgagggaggaggatgagaagaccACGGCTGCCCGGCGAGACGGTGGTCTATCGAATGAGGAATCggatgatgacgagtttCAGGAAGACGACCACGGACAACCCGAAAATGCTCAAGAGAATGATCTGGCTGCGGAGCAGATTGGCCATGAAATGCAAGATTCGGACAGGGAGCCGCCTGCAGAAGACCTTGACGCAGCCAAAGCGCGTCTTCAAGCGATGCTTCAGGGAAATGCAAATGAAACTCTTGAACCCGACAAATCAGACAATGTCGACGTTGCCAATCACGCTGAAGAGAGCCGAAAGGATAGTGCCATAGAAGTGGCGATGCAGACTCGTGCTATGCTCGATATGATTATCACTGTTGTTGGCGAGTACTTTGGGCAAAgggatcttctcaaggaACGGGAGGTATGGATTGGTTCCTCGTCGCCTGCCACATAGTGTGGTCTCTACATAATGTCGTATTTGAAACGCCCCTAGACAGTCTTTTATCCCAGGAAAAGCCGAGATACCCAATTTGACTTGTGTCGATATTTCCAGTTAGTATGACTGAGGaccagtactccgtatcagtCTTCTGTTACCTACTGCAAAGGACGTAGAAAATCTAAATTTATAGATTTAGGAAATAAAATGTATCTATCTGCTTCAGGGGCTATACATACCCTTACGACTAAGGGATATCCTGACATCTATCTGCTGGCGCCTGCTGTGACATGTGGTCCTGTATAATGAACAGCGGACGAATGACTCTTTGCGTCATTGTTTAGGCTGCACGCCCCAGCCGACTTTATCTCCGTCCATCATTCATCCATCAACACCCTTGCCTTTCCTCAGCACCTCAATTCCATCGAACGCTGAAGAGGGGTTAGTTTGTACTCACTTGCTGATGAAGCCCATACATAGATGAAGAAGCTACATAACTAATATCTTGCACCTCCGGTAAAGTCGCCGCCATGGCGCCCAAAGTCGAAATCTCCATCCCAACCACTACCACCTCACACACCTCACCCCCCTACACAATCTACAACATCACTCTGCGCCTCCCCCTGCgctccttcaccatctcCAAGCGCTACTCCGACTTCGTTGCCTTCCACACCTCCCTCCTGAACCAAACCAACGCCCCGCCACCAGCCCCCCTTCCCGGCAAACACTGGTTCTCCAACACCGTCTCAAACCAAGTCCTCCGGGAAGAGCGCCGACAGGGCCTCGAATCCTACCTCCGCGCCATCAACGAAGCAGACGATCCCCGGTGGCGCACCTGCAGCGCCTGGCGCGCATTCCTGAACCTCCCCAGTTCCGCCATCGGCAACGGCAACGGCAGCACCACAACTTCCGCCAAGCTGCATGCGGCCATCACGGAGCCCGGCGCGGCGGGCACCCAAAGCGCGATTACGGATCCGACGCTGTGGCTTGACTGCTACCGCGACATGAAGGCGCATCTGCACGATGCGCGACTCCATCTCACAAGACGGGACCAGGAAACGACGCCGCAAAAGCAGCATGAGAGCTCTGCGCGGGCGAAGAGCAGTCTTGTACGAGCTGGAAGTCTGATCGGGGCGCTGGAGGACGGCCTGAAGAATCTTGGGGATGCCAATGCGGATGCGAGGTCCACTGCGTCTGGGAAGAGGGGTGCTTGGGGGAGCGGAAATGGGCTGGGCGACGGGGAGATTCGACGAAGAAAGGACTTGCTGGTTAAtgcgaagaaggagaagaatggattgGAGGATTTGTTAAACGCCATGGCTGCTAAGAGCAGGATTGATAATGCGGTTGCGTCGATACAAGACAAGGAGGCGTTGGTTGGGTCTGCGAGCCGGAAGCCACCTCGTTCGGGGAGGGTGCTGGGCAAGGAGACGGAGCGGACTCGCGAGCTAGATAACCAAGGCGTTTTGCAGTTACAGAAGCGGACGATGGAGGATCAAGATATGAGCATTGAAGAGTTGAGGAAGATTGTACAACGCCAGAAGGAACTGGGGATTGCTATCAATGCTGAGTTGGAGATTCAGAATGAGCTTCTGAAGCTCACGGATGAAGATACGGACAGGTATGTGTGGACCCAGGCTTCGGCTCTAATAACCCATTCTAACATCTGTCGCCTAAAGGTTagggaagaagatcgaaATCGGGAACAAGAGGGTTGGCAAAATATCTTAGCTTGGCATCTCACGGGCACTTCTGCTTCTACACAGCTTATTCATTGTTTCTGAACCATTTAGAGGAGCGACTTGCATGTTACTTTTGGCAATTGAGCGGGCTATCACTTTGCCCAGTCTTTATTCTACTCTGGCGGCGGCACCGTCTGGAAGCTCGTCAAATTGGTATATATTGTCATACTTCCCCGTAACTGCTAGCTAATACATCCTGCATCAAGATTTGGCAGGTCGGGCAGACAAGAACTAGGTGTTCATAGAAGATCAGTATATGCCTCTCGAACTCAAATGGCATCGAAGACTCACCTCTTTGGCCTGTTCCTCAGTCACATCCGATTGATCAGATTCACGCTGGTTGATCAGCCCCAGCTGACTTCGTCGAAGTAACCACCAAAGTTCTCGCCGATCCCCACCTAGTTCCTCCTTTAACAACTTGTCTTTCAGCTGCCTTAGGAAGTCATTGTACAGCGCCGGTTCCTCGAATGAAATAAGCTCCTCTCGCATTACTCCCATCTCCTCAATGACCCTATCATAGTTTGCATCACCAAGACTATTTTTGATCTGATCCTCAATGATTGACGTCATCTGCTTCACGGCGTCTTTGATCGTCTCGATCGTTTCTGCCTGTGTGAGGGTCTGTTTGAACTCGGGAATCGCATTGGTAGGAGAGATTCTGGCCCGTTTCTCTTGATGGAGTAAAGCATCAACGTCGAGACCAGAAAGCGGCTTCTCGCTCTCACGAATGCGCTTGCGCCCTTTAACTTTGGGCGGTACTAGAGAAAGGTTAGCAAGTAGAGCCATTCCTGAAGGGACTGATTATGGCGCACCCTTTTTGACATCGGCAGCCTCCATAAGCTTCTGTAGATACGCTTTTGACTTCTCGACCAGGTCTTGTGGCGGCTGAGACAGCTTTGTTAGATTCTTCGAGGGCGGAAGCACTGGATCATCTGGGTGTATAGCACGGTAGCGGATCGCAGAGTCAATGCGATGCAATACCGGCGAGAATGAATCGTCGATGGGGAGGCCCTCTACCGGATTTCTGGTGATATATTAGCGAAAGCGCGCAGACTGGTACTAATTGACGAACTTACCCGGTCTCGTCGGTATCAACAAGCTCCATGCTATCCACATATTCACTCATTGCATCAAGCAAATCTTTGTTCGGCAGATTTCGATGTTCGGTTACTACTTTGCCAGAGACGGTGATCACCTTGTCCAGAGGAGGAAAACGATACGTTCGGACATCTTCCGCGAAGGGTAGCTGGACCTCGAGGAGGCACTCATAATCAGGTTCAATGGAAGGAGCAAGCAACACCATGACAGGAGGCTTGTTCTCTTTGACCACCAAGCGAGCAACGGCATAGCACTCCAGTTCAAAGAGAGCATGAATGAAAGAGGAGAGTGCTAGTGAAGCTTTATCATTGCCACGTTGCCCAATGATAATATTGGTTGTCGACATGTGCATATAGCGATCATACTAGAATAGACCATCAGTTCCTGTTTCGCACGTGCAGATCAAAGAAGCTAAACTCACTTTGTCAGTTTGTATGAACCCAACCAGTTCCAATGCTGCGTATGTTTCGAGGGTTGTGATGTTTTCGTCTGTCTCACTTATATGTACTGCCGTCCGTCCATATTCATACCCCTTGGCTAGTTCCTCCCGCTCCACGTCGAATTTACCGCCAGGAGCATTCTCATCAGGGACCTCGTATGTTCTCAGGTTCCTGACACTTGTGAGAGCGCCCCCCTCGGGAGGGGACTTTGGTAGTTGAGACGATTCGCCTTGCTCTCCTTCAGCTCCGACGTCTGAGCGTAGCACAAAGCTACTTGCGCTTGGAGGTTTTGCCACATATGTCCGATAGTACCGTTCAACCGGAATGCGGAGAGCAGTGTCATACTCCTCCGGATTACCTAGTTGCAGAAATCCTTTGAAAGTTGCTACCGTTCTTACCCTTTTGGCCCGCGGAATGTCCATCTCTGAGACAGCTTGTTCCAGCGTTCCAAATGCGCCGTTACAATCTTCAACCAGTCCGCGGAGAAGAGCCTCGTTTTCGGCCTATAATTCTCTGTCAAAAAGGACCATTCCTAGTAGCAAGATAAGACCTCACCTTTCGCGGATcctttccctcctctttgAAGCCATACTCAGGGTCGTCAAAGTCAGTACCTCTGTATATAGTCAGCACACTGCCTCATGCTCTTTGCCGGTACTACTAACAAAACAACCAAGTCGATGTTATCttcctttattttttttGTTATTTGGTCGAGATCCTCATTGCTCATCCATCCTTGGCCATTTGTGACCAGCACAATTTTCCGTTTGTACTTCAATTTCTTGCAATATGTAACAATCATTTGGATAGCCAAAATTATGGCAGAAATAGCTTGAAAGAGTTAGAAAACTTGCTGACATCCCGAGTAACGAAATTATGAGAAAATTGTTTACCATCTCCCTTATCCGTCTCGCTCGGCTTGACTAACGCACCCAATCTTCGGATATCTGGCATAAGAAACCTGGTACATTAGAACAGCAAATGAAGCCTGCATAACAAAAAAACCTACTGCTGAATCTCAGTAAACACCGATATGTGTTTAAAATGAGGGTCATCGTCAAGCTCGTTGGAGGTTTCTGTCCGACTGCGTCAGTAAAACAGGGACGACACTTGATGACCCATTGGTGTCTTTACCGTCTGTTTTGAGGCCAATTACACCGATTGTGGCTGTTTTGCGACCTGTGGCCACCTGATTATCAACAATTAGCCTCACGACCATAGCCTCTCATGCTCAATGCTATGCTCACAGTTGCTGTGATGCAATCCCAAACATACTGCATGGCCCACTCTAGATCCGTCATTGATCGGCCATTGCGCTTCTCTCCCATGGATTTCCCTACATCCACGATATAGACGGTTGCTTCCTTTTCAGCCATGATCAAGATGCTCTAGAATAGAAATTGAGTCAGGGCATGAGGGAAGGAAGAGCCAGATAAAGGTAGCTCATTGATGCATGGACAAACACGACTCTCCAGGCAGACGCGCAATATTTCCCGATTGGGTGTTAGGCAGAACGCGAAGGCACATGACATCATTAATGGAAGGTGCGTGGACATTGCACGTAGTAAGTGTACATACTTCGGGTCCAATGAAAAGCCGTTGCACCTGTCATATTCCGCAGGACGGGTGCGTCGAAATATGTTCCGGCATTCCCTagctcttcatcttccaacaaCCATCTGATCCCGTCTTGTCGTCTTATCTGCATCCGAATATCCCAGACCCAGCAGTTGACAGATTATAAAGTGCATCATTAATTGCTGGACAGGCAATATGACTGATCCTCGCCCCTACCATCTTCTTAGGTACAGAATCCCTGGTTATCAGGATGTGAACATGTCGCTGACTTCGGGCGCAAGCTACGGTACCCTATTGGGTGTGCAAGTGTCCCAGGTGAACTTCATTCTGCCAGCTAGATATCCACTACGCTGTTAACTCAAAGGCGCAACAGACATTTATTGGGGGCGTTATTGCTTTCCGAGTGCTCCCTCGTCCTCAGTTCTCAGCGTTGCAAACTTCGATATTCCCGGTGTACTTCACGCTTCAGTCCGCACTCCCCGTAGTTATCGCCTTGACTTCCAGCAAAGGTGGCCAGCTCAATGGCATTTCCGGACTTCTCGCTCCTGAAAGTCGATTTGGGACACTCCTGCCTCTCGCAACTGTTGCAGTGTCTGGGCTGATCAATCAGGTCATCCTGCGCCCACTCACTGTCAGGACGATGAAAGAGAGGAAGCACCAGGGTATGCTTGGGCCCTGCTATCTCATCTCACTTACTTGCTGCTAAACTTTTACAGAAACTCGtgatggcaagaagagctACGACCCTGCACCCCACTcaaaggagatgatggctctGAACAAGAAATTCGGCAGACTTCATGGTCTGTCAagtctgatcaacatggtCAGCCTTATTGCTACAGTCTATTACGGTGTAGTTCTCAGCAAGCGCTTGTCTTGAAGGGCTCTCTGAATGGAACATTTCTGTTGATCGCTAATCTCAGGATTGCTTACCAGTCTATCAAGCTCTTCCTTTATGTCCTTAACGCTCTGTATATATCGTTCCAACAAGGTGACCATACATCAACCCGTCTGCAAGTATAAAGAAGACTCTTTAAATATCTTGTCTTCTGTTGCAGTGGATTGCATTGCCTGAATTCCGCTTTGAGGTTTCTTATGGCGTTGAGACACACTATCCACCAGCGTCTGGCTTAAAACGTCTCTGGCTTCGGTCGTAATACATGTGTCACTAGCCAGAAACCAAGAAGCAGATTAAGAACCAATATCTGTGGTGTATTCTTTTGTCCCTGTTGAGCACACTTGCATGCATGCTTTGAAGCAACTGAGACATGTACGCGGAATGGCCGCTGCAAATTGAATGCCATTCAGCTCTTTGTGTCAGAGATGATTGCATCCATTGCTTCAGCATCTGGATATTCATCTTTCCCTCTTCCCGAAAAAGAAGGCCTTTTTTCTACCGATATTTATTCCTGCTCCCTTATCCTGCTTCAGACAGTCCTCAACCTGCCATCGTAAGATGTCTATCCTGTCCGATGCAATTGTCGTGGTCGCCGTCGTCAGCCCTATGTTCATATCAGCCGTCAAATCGATCTTAGAATATCTTGCTTGCGCCAATATCTATATTTCGAAGGCTTTTAGATGGATGTCTGCTTTCAAGCTTGACGGTATCTTGAAAAAGCTTGATCTGTGGCGGGAACTGCACACATCAAACGTGAAACCATTCTCTGCTTCTACGCCGGTGCCTGAGTTCGATAATGCGTGCTTAGGGACCGATAATCTCCACCACAAAAACCACACATTCTTTGATCTGGATTTGGGTGATCTGGGCTCACTATGGCTCGG of Aspergillus fumigatus Af293 chromosome 2, whole genome shotgun sequence contains these proteins:
- a CDS encoding SIP1 domain-containing protein translates to MPEKRKPPTSASGLSPYSKRPRPSYAEEDDADEMTPALTPYERPRNHPVYGQKSAFPGLDVDVEDELFYGEAEDGMEYLRMVRSEANSLPFLFTAPKPAGTPTETTKVVITEEQEPEPASAPLRDGIYADGVYIAAPAEPEIAQVATGPQEDKYSEAQSSYYNLLHHRFLLLRSILKCTPPSSAIAALDDSHPISFPRHSKTARKEWRRLLLAVDPQTVQLACMDMDSVLAVLGIMARLMSENVRSGDAERVRRIGAWAWGLLGKCRDVGQLGTEEVGDIRDLGKRAVKILQKMREEDEKTTAARRDGGLSNEESDDDEFQEDDHGQPENAQENDLAAEQIGHEMQDSDREPPAEDLDAAKARLQAMLQGNANETLEPDKSDNVDVANHAEESRKDSAIEVAMQTRAMLDMIITVVGEYFGQRDLLKEREVWIGSSSPAT
- a CDS encoding Qc-SNARE protein: MAPKVEISIPTTTTSHTSPPYTIYNITLRLPLRSFTISKRYSDFVAFHTSLLNQTNAPPPAPLPGKHWFSNTVSNQVLREERRQGLESYLRAINEADDPRWRTCSAWRAFLNLPSSAIGNGNGSTTTSAKLHAAITEPGAAGTQSAITDPTLWLDCYRDMKAHLHDARLHLTRRDQETTPQKQHESSARAKSSLVRAGSLIGALEDGLKNLGDANADARSTASGKRGAWGSGNGLGDGEIRRRKDLLVNAKKEKNGLEDLLNAMAAKSRIDNAVASIQDKEALVGSASRKPPRSGRVLGKETERTRELDNQGVLQLQKRTMEDQDMSIEELRKIVQRQKELGIAINAELEIQNELLKLTDEDTDRLGKKIEIGNKRVGKIS
- the akuB gene encoding ATP-dependent DNA helicase 2 subunit KU80; the encoded protein is MAEKEATVYIVDVGKSMGEKRNGRSMTDLEWAMQYVWDCITATVATGRKTATIGVIGLKTDETSNELDDDPHFKHISVFTEIQQFLMPDIRRLGALVKPSETDKGDAISAIILAIQMIVTYCKKLKYKRKIVLVTNGQGWMSNEDLDQITKKIKEDNIDLVVLGTDFDDPEYGFKEEGKDPRKAENEALLRGLVEDCNGAFGTLEQAVSEMDIPRAKRVRTVATFKGFLQLGNPEEYDTALRIPVERYYRTYVAKPPSASSFVLRSDVGAEGEQGESSQLPKSPPEGGALTSVRNLRTYEVPDENAPGGKFDVEREELAKGYEYGRTAVHISETDENITTLETYAALELVGFIQTDKYDRYMHMSTTNIIIGQRGNDKASLALSSFIHALFELECYAVARLVVKENKPPVMVLLAPSIEPDYECLLEVQLPFAEDVRTYRFPPLDKVITVSGKVVTEHRNLPNKDLLDAMSEYVDSMELVDTDETGNPVEGLPIDDSFSPVLHRIDSAIRYRAIHPDDPVLPPSKNLTKLSQPPQDLVEKSKAYLQKLMEAADVKKVPPKVKGRKRIRESEKPLSGLDVDALLHQEKRARISPTNAIPEFKQTLTQAETIETIKDAVKQMTSIIEDQIKNSLGDANYDRVIEEMGVMREELISFEEPALYNDFLRQLKDKLLKEELGGDRRELWWLLRRSQLGLINQRESDQSDVTEEQAKEVSLRCHLSSRGIY
- a CDS encoding DUF4149 domain-containing protein is translated as MHGQTRLSRQTRNISRLGVRQNAKAHDIINGRCVDIARSKCTYFGSNEKPLHLSYSAGRLDIHYAVNSKAQQTFIGGVIAFRVLPRPQFSALQTSIFPVYFTLQSALPVVIALTSSKGGQLNGISGLLAPESRFGTLLPLATVAVSGLINQVILRPLTVRTMKERKHQETRDGKKSYDPAPHSKEMMALNKKFGRLHGLSSLINMVSLIATVYYGVVLSKRLS